A single genomic interval of uncultured Sphaerochaeta sp. harbors:
- a CDS encoding efflux RND transporter periplasmic adaptor subunit has product MQKQSNEMNTEHQVRNQLRRKLRVKRIKRLTTTFVVLALILFGLFLYTFYNENGRMPWAEEKAPVSAIKEVEAKVYESTFTSTIDLSGYVEPNDIQKVILRATGTVTDVFVEEGDVVKKGDVLIAIDDTSQKYEVANLEAELERAKLVGSDREVELTELRLQSAQNRLDYTKAYANFDGVVAEVNVSQGDYFDAGASAMTIIDRSALKATVEIDEIDMQYVQLGQRATLYFDSYPSSAVEAEVTYIPMLGRYTNQGIGVMDVELTISDPPSQIAPGFTFEGSIASEGETTLVLLPQSAVTSSRGSSYVTKKLADGSTTTVAVTVKYLGEGISQLLSGDLKVGDTLIIKKTDTSASALVTMTGPGGGMGGGPMR; this is encoded by the coding sequence ATGCAAAAGCAGTCCAATGAAATGAATACCGAGCACCAAGTAAGGAACCAGCTCAGACGGAAACTCCGTGTAAAACGGATCAAACGATTGACAACTACCTTCGTTGTATTGGCCCTGATTCTTTTCGGCCTCTTTCTCTACACCTTCTACAATGAAAACGGAAGAATGCCATGGGCAGAGGAAAAAGCACCGGTAAGTGCCATTAAGGAAGTTGAGGCAAAAGTATATGAGAGTACCTTCACCTCAACGATTGATCTCTCAGGGTATGTTGAACCAAATGACATCCAGAAAGTGATTCTCAGAGCAACTGGTACGGTAACCGATGTATTCGTGGAGGAAGGGGATGTGGTCAAGAAGGGCGATGTATTAATCGCCATCGATGATACCAGCCAGAAGTACGAAGTTGCAAATCTTGAAGCGGAACTGGAGAGAGCAAAACTGGTCGGAAGCGACCGTGAGGTTGAGCTGACCGAGCTGAGATTGCAATCGGCTCAGAATCGGCTGGACTACACCAAGGCATATGCAAATTTTGATGGGGTGGTGGCAGAGGTCAATGTCAGCCAAGGTGATTATTTTGATGCAGGTGCCAGTGCAATGACCATCATTGATCGCTCTGCTCTCAAGGCAACGGTTGAAATTGACGAGATCGATATGCAGTATGTACAGCTTGGGCAGAGAGCCACACTCTACTTTGATTCCTATCCATCATCGGCAGTGGAGGCGGAGGTTACCTATATCCCAATGCTTGGAAGATATACAAACCAAGGAATTGGGGTAATGGATGTGGAACTTACCATCTCTGATCCTCCGTCCCAGATTGCCCCAGGTTTCACCTTTGAAGGCTCGATTGCAAGTGAGGGAGAAACCACTTTGGTCCTGCTTCCCCAAAGTGCTGTGACAAGTAGCCGAGGTTCCAGCTATGTTACCAAGAAATTGGCGGATGGTAGTACTACAACCGTTGCTGTTACCGTAAAATACCTGGGGGAGGGAATCAGCCAGCTTCTCAGTGGAGACCTCAAGGTAGGGGATACCCTGATTATCAAGAAGACTGATACCAGCGCATCTGCTCTGGTCACCATGACAGGACCTGGTGGTGGCATGGGTGGAGGGCCAATGCGGTGA
- a CDS encoding ABC transporter ATP-binding protein, whose translation MEQHVIHLEDVRRYYVMGDFIVKALDGVSLSIKKGEFTSIMGPSGSGKSTMMNLIGCLDTPTSGLIDIDGENTAGLNETELAYIRNRKVGFVFQQFNLLGKLTALENVVTPLLYAGMGVRERKQKAADALERVGLADRMYHRPNELSGGQKQRVAVARALVNDPTILLADEPTGALDSKTGGQIMELFEELNAEGRTVILVTHDRELGMRCHRQIHLRDGKLEEGYAV comes from the coding sequence ATGGAACAACATGTAATACACCTTGAGGACGTAAGGCGCTACTATGTCATGGGCGATTTCATCGTGAAAGCCCTTGACGGGGTGTCTCTGTCAATCAAGAAGGGAGAGTTTACCTCGATCATGGGACCCTCGGGAAGTGGAAAGTCAACCATGATGAATCTTATCGGTTGCCTCGATACTCCAACCAGTGGCCTGATCGACATTGATGGTGAGAATACTGCTGGCTTGAATGAAACTGAGTTGGCGTATATCAGAAACCGGAAAGTGGGTTTTGTTTTCCAGCAGTTCAACCTGTTGGGAAAGCTGACAGCCCTTGAGAATGTGGTAACCCCACTTCTCTATGCTGGCATGGGAGTACGTGAACGTAAGCAAAAGGCTGCTGATGCGCTAGAGCGGGTTGGTCTTGCAGACCGCATGTACCATCGTCCCAATGAACTCTCAGGTGGTCAGAAACAGCGGGTCGCAGTGGCTCGTGCCTTGGTAAATGACCCTACCATCCTGCTTGCAGATGAACCTACCGGTGCACTGGACAGCAAGACCGGAGGCCAGATCATGGAACTCTTTGAGGAGTTGAATGCTGAAGGCAGGACAGTCATTCTCGTTACCCACGATAGGGAGCTGGGAATGCGATGCCATCGACAGATACATCTGCGCGATGGAAAACTGGAGGAAGGGTATGCTGTTTGA
- a CDS encoding ABC transporter permease, producing the protein MLFENIKLAFSAMRGSKMRTALSLLGIVIGVASVVAILTIGQSASTSITDSIAVGGLDMITVYPSYAQRSNGTFDEEFSDTLLRDIEGLTTVLPQNNSNAQIRSGQETVNASVSGVLSSYGEVLNLEYAEGGFFESMDNINYRQVIVLGSDIAEELFPDQSAVGQYVSVFRNQAKSYLVVGVLESKDATFNLSYDNTVFIPYNTYGQRFTRTSGVGAYVLKVQDGYDTIEVSDRVTEYLDGIVGSDGYNIFSPASLADMANEITGTFSAFLAAIAAISLLVGGIGIMNIMLVSVAERTKEIGIRKALGASPNVIRGQFICEALTLTIIGGLLGISLGALISYGVTNVMDWSLHLSYTSVILALGFSMFVGVFFGWYPAMKASRLDPIDALNYE; encoded by the coding sequence ATGCTGTTTGAGAACATAAAACTTGCATTCTCAGCAATGCGTGGCAGCAAGATGAGGACCGCCCTCTCCTTGTTGGGTATTGTTATCGGGGTAGCTTCGGTAGTAGCCATCTTGACCATTGGCCAGAGTGCATCAACAAGTATTACCGACAGCATCGCTGTAGGTGGCTTGGATATGATTACCGTATATCCATCCTATGCACAGCGCTCGAATGGTACCTTTGATGAGGAATTCAGCGATACCCTGCTTAGGGATATCGAGGGATTGACCACCGTACTCCCCCAAAACAACAGCAACGCCCAGATCCGCAGTGGACAGGAGACGGTCAATGCATCGGTTTCCGGGGTGCTCTCAAGCTATGGAGAAGTACTTAATCTGGAATATGCAGAGGGTGGTTTTTTCGAGTCCATGGACAATATCAATTATCGTCAGGTTATTGTGCTTGGTTCTGATATTGCTGAGGAGTTGTTTCCAGACCAGAGTGCCGTTGGCCAGTATGTAAGTGTGTTTCGAAACCAAGCAAAGAGTTATTTGGTGGTTGGAGTTCTCGAGAGCAAGGATGCTACCTTCAACCTATCCTATGATAACACGGTGTTTATTCCCTACAACACCTATGGACAGCGATTCACCCGGACCTCCGGAGTGGGTGCGTATGTCCTGAAAGTCCAGGACGGATATGATACCATTGAGGTCTCTGACAGGGTGACTGAATATCTAGATGGCATTGTGGGAAGTGATGGTTACAATATCTTCAGTCCAGCTAGTTTAGCCGATATGGCAAATGAGATTACTGGAACCTTCAGCGCGTTCTTGGCTGCTATTGCCGCCATCAGTCTCTTGGTTGGAGGGATTGGGATTATGAACATCATGCTGGTATCGGTTGCTGAACGTACCAAGGAGATTGGCATCCGCAAGGCTTTGGGAGCGAGCCCCAACGTCATTCGTGGGCAGTTTATCTGTGAAGCGCTCACGCTGACCATTATCGGTGGCTTATTGGGTATCTCACTGGGTGCCTTGATCAGTTACGGGGTGACCAATGTTATGGATTGGTCGTTGCATTTATCGTATACCTCGGTCATACTGGCGTTGGGTTTTTCCATGTTTGTCGGTGTCTTCTTTGGGTGGTATCCAGCAATGAAAGCCTCTCGTCTTGACCCGATAGATGCCCTTAATTACGAATAG